Within the Achromobacter spanius genome, the region TCCAGTTCGTCGATGATCTTCATGGCTTCCACTTTGGGTGCGCCCGTCAGGGTGCCGGCGGGGAAGGACGCGCGCAGCACGTCCATGCTGCTCATGCCGGGATTCAGGTTGCCGGTGACGTTGGACACCAGGTGCATCACGTGCGAATAGCGTTCGATGACCATGGTGTCGCTGACCTTGACCGAGCCCACTTCAGCCACGCGACCCACGTCGTTGCGCGCCAGGTCGATCAGCATCACGTGTTCGGCCACTTCCTTGGGGTCGGCCTTCAGTTCGGCGGCCAGCGCCGCGTCTTCCTGGGGCGTGGCGCCGCGCTTGCGGGTGCCGGCCAGCGGGCGGATGGTGATCTGCGACTTGGGCACGCCGTTGTCCACCACGCTTTCCTGGCGCACCAGGATCTCGGGCGACGCGCCCACCACCTGGAAGTCGCCAAAGTTCCAGAAGTACATGTAGGGCGAGGGGTTCAGCGAACGCAGGGCGCGGTAGAGGGACAACGGGGAATCACGGAAGGGCTTGGCGATGACTTGGCCGATCTGCACCTGCATCAGGTCGCCGGCGGCAATGTGTTCCTTGGCGCGGTGCACGGCGGCCAGATAGTCTTCTTTCTTGAAGTCGCGCCGCTCTTCGGTCTGCATGCTGGCGTGGCTGTACGGAATTTCAACCGGGCGTCGCAGGCGGGCGCGCAGGTCGTGCAGGCGCTGCTGGGCGCGGCTGTAGGATTCGGGCTGGCTGGGGTCGGCGTAGACCATCAGGTAGATGCGGCCGGCCAGGTTGTCGACGATGACCAGTTCATCCACATGCATCAGCATCAGGTCGGGCGTACCGCCTTCCATGCCGGCCGGGAACGGTTTGACGGCAGGCCCCAGGCAGGGCTCGATGTGGCGCACGGTGTCATAGCCGAAGTAGCCGGCCAGGCCGCCGCAAAAGCGCGGCATGCCGGGGCGCAGCGCCACCTTGAAACGGCTTTGGTATTGCTCGATGAAGGCCAGCGGGTCGCCTTCGTGCGTTTCCACGACCTTGCCGTCGTGCAGCACTTCCGTCAGCGTGCCGCTGGCCCGGATCACGGTGCGGGCGGGCAGGCCGATGAAGGAATAGCGACCGAAGCGCTCGCCGCCCACCACGGATTCCATCAGGCAGGTCATGCGGCCGGCCAAGGGGCCCGCGTGCGCCAGCTTCAGGTAGATGCCCAGCGGGGTATCCAGGTCGGCGTAGGTTTCGGCCACCAGCGGGATGCGGTTGTAGCCTTGGGCGGCGAGGGCCTTGAATTCGATTTCGGTCATGTCGGGTCTCGTGAGCGATTCTTGATTTGCTTTCAGACCGGGCGCACAACAAAAAAGCCCGGTCCAGGTATCTGGTTCCGGGCTTGGCTCTGTGTTTACACAGCTACGGCACTAGGCGGCATACGCGTCCAGGGCCGGGAGGGATCATCGCCACCCGGAAGACAAACGCCACCAGCGCCACGAGGCGCCGAGCATTTGGTTCTGGGGGTAAGCGTTCATTGATCTGGCTGTGTCTTTACGTGTTGGGGGTATTGCTGGTGTTCACGCTGGTATTCAGTTTGCTGGCACCGATCAGGAGGCGATTTTCGCGGCGTTCTGGTTTTGATTCCAGAGCGCCACCCACTGGGCGGCGTCAACAAGCGTGTCAACTATACCATCGACATCCAGCTCCCGCACGTCACGGCCTTCGTTGTAGCCATAAGGCACCACCAGCACCTGCGTGCCGGCCGTGCGGCCCGCCTGGGCGTCGTTGATCGAGTCGCCGATGGTGACGGCTTCACCCACCGCCACGCCCAGCAGTTCGCAGGCGTGCACGACCTGGTCCGGGTCGGGTTTGCGGCGCGCGCAGGTGTCGCCGCAGACGACCGCGTCGAAAAAGCCCGCCAAGCCGGTGCGCTGCAACAGCGGCAGCGTGAATTCGGTGGGCTTGTTGGTGACGACGGCCAGCTTCAGGCCCTGGTCGCGCATGTGCTTCAGGCCGTCGATGACGCCGGGGTAGACCTGGGCGCGTTCGCCGTTGACCAGGTGATAGTGGCGATAGAAAGATTCCCGGGCGCGTTCGAATTCGGCGGGCGAGGGGTCGGCGGCGTGCAGGCTGCCGGCCAGGCTGCGGCGGACCAGGTTGTCGACGCCCTTGCCCACGAAGGTGGCCACTACGTCTACACGCAGCGCGGTCATGCCGAGCTCAACGCGCATGGCGTTGGCGGCGAAGGCCAGGTCGGGGATGGAGTCCAGCAGGGTGCCGTCCAGGTCCAGCAGCGCGGCGCGAAAAGCGGTCATGGCGATTATTCCTGGGTTCAGACGGCGGTGGTTTCGCCAACGGCGATCTGTTCGCGCATGGACTTGATGATGCCGGCGTAGTCCGGCTTGCCGAAAATGGCGGAGCCGGCCACGAAGGTGTCGGCACCCGCGCGGCGGATTTCGGCGATGTTGTCGATTTTGACGCCGCCGTCCACCTGCAGCACGATTTCCTGGCCGCCCGCCTGCGTCCAGGCGTCGATCCGGGCGCGCGCTTCGCGCAGCTTGGTCAGCGCGCCGGGAATGAAGCTCTGGCCGCCAAAGCCCGGGTTCACCGACATGATCAGGATCAGGTCGATCTTGTCCATGACGTAATCCAGGTAGGACAGCGGCGTGGCGGGGTTGAAGACCAGGCCGGCCTTACAGCCGTTTTCGCGGATCAAGGACAGCGTGCGGTCCACGTGGCGGCTGGCGTCCGGGTGGAAGCTGATGTAGTCGGCGCCCGCCTTGGCGAACATGGGCACCAGGTCGTCCACCGGCTCAACCATCAGATGCACGTCAATCGGCACTTGCACGTGGGGGCGGATCGCCGCGCACACCATCGGGCCGATGGTCAGATTGGGGACATAGTGATTGTCCATCACGTCCACGTGGATCCAGTCGGCGCCGGCGGCGACAACGTTGCGGACTTCCTCGCCCAGGCGGGCGAAGTCAGCCGACAGGATGCTGGGGGTGATGCGAGTGGAGGCCATGGAGGATGACATGATGTTCGGAATCGGGGAGGGCATAATGTGCCATTATTGCAGTTTGAGGCGCGGGTTCGGGAAAGGCCCGGTTTCGCGGGACCGAAATCTGCGTCTCTTATACACGTTCCCATACGTCTCCCAAATGTCTACCAAGCGCCCGGCGCCGTTCTGTGGCCCGGGGCGTCCAGCCACACAGGAAGGACTGTGAAACCTTACGACCTGAGCGTCTCTGTCTCTCCGCGCTTCGTGCCTGAACAGTCCGATCCCAGCGAGCAGCAATTCGTCTTCGCCTATACCGTGCGCATCACCAATACCGGCGAACATCCCGCCCAGGTGATCAGCCGCCACTGGGTCATCACCGACGGCAACCAGCGCGTGCAGGAAGTGCGCGGGCTGGGCATCGTGGGCCAGCAGCCCCTGCTGGCGCCCGGCGAAACCTTCGAATACACCAGCGGCTGTCCGCTACCCACGCCGGTGGGTACGATGCGTGGCACTTACCATTGCGTCGGCGAGAACGGCATCCCGTTCGAAGTGCCGATCTCTGAATTCGTCCTGGCCATGCCTCGCACCCTGCATTAATGGTTGTGCCCGCCGTCCGTAGCCCGTCGCCCGCTTGTTCCCTCTGCTCATGAAGCGCATTCTCAGCCTGTCCCTGCTGTCCATCCTGCTGGCGGCATGTTCCACCCCCTCGGATATTCCTCCTGATTCCGGCGGCTCCGGTATTCCCGGTGCGCCTGCGTCGGCGGCCGATGGCCCGCTGGTGGTGCCGCAACTGTCGGCGCTGCGTGATACGCCGCCCCGTGCGCTGGCTGGAAAATTCAAGCCCGCCAACTGGTCCGAAATGCCGGGCTGGACGTCCGACGACCTGACCCAGTTCTGGCCCTTGTTCCTGCGTAACTGCAAGGGCTTGATGCGGCAGACCAGCGGCAACCTGGCCGCGCCCGCGCGCGCCACGCCGCGCGTCTGGCAGCCAGTTTGCGCCGCCGCCGTCGACCCGGCCCGCGCTCCGGCCGCTGGTGACGGCGAAGGCGTGCGCCGCTTCCTGCAAACCTATTTGCAGCCGTGGCGCCTGAACGCCGCCGACGGCAAGCCCGCCGCCAACACGGTCACTGGCTATTACGAACCCCTGGTGCGCGGCTCGCGTCGCCAGGGCGGCAAGTACCAGTGGCCGCTCTACGCCGTGCCGGCCGACCTGCTGACGATCGACCTGGGCTCGGTGTACCCGGACCTGGCCGGCAAGCGCGTGCGCGGCAAGCTCGACGGCAAGCGCGTCGTGCCCTATGACACCCGGGCGGCCATCGAGTCCTCCGGGCGCAAGCCGCCGGTGGTGGTCTGGGTTGACGACCCGGTCGACAACTTCTTCCTGCAGGTACAGGGCTCCGGCCGTGTCCAACTGACCGATGGGCCGGACGCAGGCAAGACCATCCGTGTCGCCTACGCCGACCATAACGGCCAGCCCTATGCGTCCATCGGCCGCTGGCTGATCGACCGTGGCGAGCTGACCGCCGACCAGGCGTCCATGCAGAACATCCGCGCCTGGGCGCAGCGCAATCCCAAGCGCGTGCCCGAGATGCTGAACGCCAATCCGGCCGTCGTGTTCTTCCGCGAAGAGCCGGTCATTGACCCCGAACAAGGGCCGAAGGGCGCCTACGCGATCCCGCTGTCGCCCCGGCGCTCCATCGCGGTGGACGCCACCTTCGTGCCGCTGGGCACGCCGGTATACCTGAGCACGACCTTTCCGGCCTCCGACCGGCCGCTGCAACGCCTGGTGTTCGCACAGGACACGGGCACGGCCATCCGGGGCGCCGCGCGCGCCGACTTCTACTGGGGTTACGGCGAAGAAGCCGGCCAGCAGGCGGGCCGCATGAAACAACGGGGCCAGATGTGGGTGCTGTGGCCCAAGCAAGCGGGGGAGCCCTCGGCAAGATGAGCCATCAAATCGTTGTTTGCGGGGCCGGCATCGTCGGCCTGTCCACCGCCCTGGCGCTGGCCCGACGCGGCCAGCGCGTAGCCGTGCTGGCGCCGCGCGCGTCCGTGCCCGCGGCGGATCCCAACCACTACCACCCGCGCGTCTACGCCATCTCGCCCGCCAGCCAGCGTTTCCTGGCCGACCTGGGCGTCTGGGACGCCATGCCCGCCGCCCGGCTGACGCCGGTCGAGGCCATGGAGATCCACGGCGACGCCGACGGGCAGGTCAACCTGAACGCCTGGCAGGCGGCTTTGCCGCAGCTTGCCTGGATCGTCGAATCCGGCGAAATCGAACGTGTGCTGATCCAAGCCGTGCGGATGTTCGGCATCCCCTGGCTGGAAGACCGCTGCACGGGCTATCAGGATGGCGCGGTCGATACCGAAAGCGGTACGCGCATCCGGGCAGAACTGTTCGTGGGCGCCGACGGCGCGGCCTCGCCGCTGCGCGCGGCGGCGGGCCTGAAACACGATGCGGTCTCGTACAACGACACCGGGCTGGTCGTACACCTGGACGCGGAACGTGCCCACCACGGCACGGCGCTCCAGTGGTTCCGCGACGACGGCGTGCTGGCCTTGCTGCCGCTGCCCGACACCACCAGCGGCCCGCAAGTGTCGATGGTGTGGTCCATGCGCAGCGAATTGGCGCAGGACCTGCTGGCCTTGCCGCCCGAGCAGCAGACGTCGCGCCTGGAAACCTTGCTGGCCGATGCCGCCGAGGGCCGGCTGGGCCGCTTGACGGTCCGCAGCAAGCTGCACGGCTTTCCGCTCACGCTGGAGCGCGCCCAGATGGTGGCGCCCGGCATCGCGCTGGCCGGCGACGCCGCGCACCGCTTGCACCCGTTGGCGGGGCAGGGGCTGAACCTGGGCCTGGGAGATGTCGAGGCGCTGGCTCGCACCGTGGCGGGGCGCGAGCCGTACCGCTCGGCGGGCGACATCCGCGTGCTGCACCGCTACCAGCGTGCGCGCGCCGAACCGGTGCTGGCGATGCGCCTGGCCACCGACGGCTTGCACAAGCTGTTCGCCTCGCGCGCCACGCCCCTGGTTTGGCTGCGCAATGCCGGCATGCACTGGGTGGAAAAAGCGCCCCTGATCAAGCGCCGCCTGATCGCCGGGGCATCGGCCAATTGACGCGCTCTTGCGCTTTTTCTTGAGGTTTTCTTTTGGAACCTTGAAGGGTGGCCGGCGTCTGAATGACACTCCGCCTTTCCGCGTCGCCCCGGCAAGTCGTCCGGCCCGGCTCCCCGCCGGATGAGTTACGCTTTTCCCCAAAGAACACGATAAGTACAGGAGCACCCATGACTTTCCGCATCTCCGCCACGCTGGCGGCTTGTTTCCTGGCCGGCGGGCTGGGCTTGTCCGCCCCGGCCCTGGCGCAAGCGCCCGCCCAAGGCGCCAAGACCATTTCGACCGACTCGGTCGGACAGCCCGGCAAGGGCGAGAAAAGCGTGTCGACGCCGCAGCTCGACGCCGTCAAGGAACGCTTCCAGCAACGCTTCTCCGGCATGGACGTGACCGCCGTGCGCCTGACGCCCTACGGCATTTTTGAAGTGCAACTGGGCATGGACCTGATCTACACCGACGAAAAGGTCACCTGGGTCATGGAAGGTCCGTTGATCGACGCCATGACGCGTCAGGACGTCACCCGCGCCTCGCAGGAAAAGCTCAGCGCCGTCACGTTCGACCAACTGCCGCTGGAACTGGCCATCAAGCAGGTCAAGGGCACCGGCGCGAAGAAGGTCGCCATCTTTGAAGACCCCAACTGCGGCTACTGCAAGCAGTTGCGCAAGACGATGGAAGAGCTTACCGACGTCACCGTCTACACCTTCATGTACCCGATCCTGTCGCCCGATTCCAAGGACAAGGTGCGCGACGTCTGGTGCGCCAAGGACCAGGGCAAGACCTGGGACGACTGGATGGTGCGCAACAAGAAGCCGGCCACCGCCAACTGCGACGTGCCTGAAGACAAGCTGCTGGCGCTGGGCCACAAGCTGATGGTGCGCGGCACGCCCACGCTGTTCTTTGCGGACGGCTCGCGCGTCAGCGGCGCCATTCCGCTGGACCAATTGAAAGAACGCTTGAACTGACCGGCGCTGGTCGCGCCGGCCGGGTGGCTGGCGCGATTGCCGCCTAGCCATCCGGAGACATCACTTGAAAATCGCAATACTCGACGATTACCACGACGTAGCACGGCGCTATGCGAACTGGACCTCGCTGGGCGGTGACGCCGAGGTGCAGATCTTCAATAACTTCATTCCGGCGGAACAGGTCGAGGCCACGCTCGAACCCTTCGACGTGATCGTGGCGATGCGCGAACGCACGCCGTTCCCCGCCGAACGCATCCGCGCCTTGCCGCGCCTGCGTCTCTTGATCACCACCGGCATGCGCAACAACGCCATCGACATGCAAGCCTGCACGGCCCAAGGCATAGTCGTGTGCGGGGCGCCGGGCAGCGCCGACGCCAATACCGCCACGGCCGAGCTGGCCTGGGCGCATATCCTGGGCCTGTTCAAGCACCTGACAACGGAAGACGCGGCCATGCGGCGCGGCATGTGGCAAACCGCCATGCCCGAACCCTTGGCCGGCAAACGGCTGGGCGTGGTGGGCCTGGGCAAGCTGGGCGCCGCCGTGGCCAAGGTGGGCCTGGCGTTCGGCATGGATGTGGTGGCCTGGAGCCCCAACCTGACCGACGAACGCGCCGAAGCCGCGGGCGTGAAGCGGGTGGACAAGCATGAGCTCTTCGCCACGTCCGACGTGGTCAGCCTGCACTTGATTCTGTCCGACCGCAGCCGCCACGTGGTGGACGCCACGGCCTTGGCCGCCATGAAGCCGACCTCCTATCTGGTGAACACGTCGCGCGCCGGACTGGTGGACAACGAGGCCTTGATGGACGCGCTGGTGAAGTTCCGCATCGCGGGCGCGGGGCTGGACGTGTACCCCGAAGAGCCGCTGTCGCCGACCGATACCGTGCGTGACCTGGACAACGTGATCCTGACCCCGCACCTGGGCTATGTCAGCCGCGAGAATTTCGAGGCGTTCTACCAGAACGCGCTGGACGCCGTGAAGGTGTTTCAGGCGGGCAAGCCGATTCGGGTGTTGAACACGAAGGGGGATTGAATCCAGGGTTGAACCCCGGACTGAACCCCTGGCCGTCGCTCACGGCCGCTTCCAGATACTTCCATAGGCGATTCAGCACCGGCCCCTGCGGTCGGTCGCTGCGCCGCGCTGCCACCAGCGCCTCGACGCTGCCCGGCAGATGACGGCTGGTGATGTCCAGCAGCCGCCCATCGCGCAATTCCTCTTCAATCAGAAAGCGCGGCAGGTGGCCCCAGCCCATGCCCTGCATGATGACTTCCTTTTTCATCTGCTGGTCCGCCACCGTGCATTGATGCGCGCCTTCAATCATGAAGTAGCTGCGGTCCGGCGTATGGCGGGCGGTATCGCGCATGACGCACTGCGTGTAGTCGCGCAGCAGTCGGGGGGTGACAGGACGGCGGGCCGACGCGGGTAGAAAGCCCGGCGCCATGACAGGTGTGAAAGGCACGTTCAGCAAGTCCAGGAATTCGATGCGGGAATCGCCGCGATCCACCCGGTGCAGGATCAGGTCGGCCTCCCCATCCAGCAAGCGTTCCATCGGCCCACCCACCGCCTCGAAGTGCAGGTGCAGGCGCGTGGCGGGGCACTGCGCAAAAAAGCGGCTGAGCAGGCCCAGCATCTGGGGGCGTGGGCATAAATCGCCAATCACCACATGCAGCTCGCTTTCCTCGCCCATCGCCAATTGCGCGGCGTGCGTGCGCAGGCCTTCCAATTCGCGCAGCATGCCTTGCGCGCGGCGGTGAAACGATTCGCCCGCGGGCGTAGGCCGCACGCGGTAGCCGCTGCGGTCAAGCAACGTCACGCCCAACTGGCGCTCCAGCTTGGCCACGGCGGCGAACACGGCGGGATGGGAGCGGTGCAGGGCGGCGGCGGCGGCTTGAAAGCCGCCCAGCCGCAGCACGGCATCAAAGCATTGAAGGTCGCGCAGCGTGAAGTCGCTCATTTCCGTTTTTCTGACAATGACTGTGCGATCTTTGTAATTTCTTATTCGATCCGCCGCAACTACGCTGTGCCTCAAGTTCACCCTCCAAGACGAGTGCATCATGCAAGCAAGTTCACCTTTCACCCCCACTTTCACCACCGGCGACGGCGTGCAGATCGCCTACCAGTTTGACGGCGACGAGCGCCTGCCCGTGCTGGTCCTGTCGAATTCCATCGGCACCACGCTGCACATGTGGGACGGCCAGGTCGCGGCGCTGTCCCGGCATTTTCGGGTGCTGCGCTACGACACGCGCGGGCATGGCGCCTCCGGCGTGCCGGCGGGCGCGTACTCCATGGACCGTCTGGGTCGTGACGTCATCGAATTGCTGGACGCACTGGGCATTGCCCGCGCGCATTTCCTGGGCTTGTCGCTAGGAGGCTTCATCGGTCAGTGGTTGGGTGTACACGCGCCGGAGCGCATAGACCATTTGATCCTGGCCAACACGTCTTCGTATCTGGGGCCCGTGCCGCAGTGGGACGCCCGCATCGCCGCGACCTTGCAGGCGCCCGACATGACGGAAAACACAGAGATGTTTCTGGGGAACTGGTTTCCGCGCGCCATGCTGCAAGCGGGCGGCCCGGTCATCGATCAGTTTCGATCCATGCTGCTGGCGATGGATCGGCAAGGTCTTGCGGGCGCATTCGCGGCGGTCAGGGATGCGGACCTGCGGCGCACGATCACACTGATCAATCGGCCTACGCTGGTGATAGCTGGCCGCGACGACACCGTTACCGCCGCCAGCCATGGCGCGTTGATAGCGGCCTCGGTGCCGGGAGCGCGCCTGGTGGAATTGCCCACCGTGCATTTGTCGAATGTTGAACGGCCCGAAGCGTTCGTGGACGCGGTGCTGTCGTTCTTGCCACCGCGTTGAATCCGTGCCGGGCGGCGAAGATGGGAAGGGCGCCGCCGTGGGCGGCCCCATACCGCGACTGTCGATTACTGGCGCGTGAACGTCACTTTCTTCTCGACGATCGCACCTGGCTCCAACGCTTCGGGCGTGTCGCCGCAAGCCTCGTCCGCGTTGTCGTCCGGGTCCACCGCGTCAAACGCCGTGTCGCCATTTGCGTCCGGCACACCGGTGGGCTTCAAGCCGACAAAGTCGAACAGGTCGCGGTCCATCAGGTGCGAGGGCACCACGCGCGACAAGGCGTTGAACACGTTCCACGAACGGCCGGGATGCTGCTTGTCCCAGTCCTTGATCATCCGGCCCACTTCCTTGCGCTTCAGGTTTTCCTGCGAGCCGCAGAGGTTGCACGGAATGATGGGGAACTGCTTCAACTCCGCATACGCGATCAGGTCGGTCTCGGCCACATAGGCCAGCGGACGGATCACCGTGTGGCGGCCGTCGTCGGACACCAGCTTGGGCGGCATGCCCTTGGCCTTGCCGCCATAGAACAGGTTCAGGAAGAACGTGGCCAGGATGTCGTCGCGGTGGTGGCCCAGCGCGATCTTGGTGGCGCCCAGTTCCGAGGCAACGCGGTACAG harbors:
- the trpE gene encoding anthranilate synthase component I, translating into MTEIEFKALAAQGYNRIPLVAETYADLDTPLGIYLKLAHAGPLAGRMTCLMESVVGGERFGRYSFIGLPARTVIRASGTLTEVLHDGKVVETHEGDPLAFIEQYQSRFKVALRPGMPRFCGGLAGYFGYDTVRHIEPCLGPAVKPFPAGMEGGTPDLMLMHVDELVIVDNLAGRIYLMVYADPSQPESYSRAQQRLHDLRARLRRPVEIPYSHASMQTEERRDFKKEDYLAAVHRAKEHIAAGDLMQVQIGQVIAKPFRDSPLSLYRALRSLNPSPYMYFWNFGDFQVVGASPEILVRQESVVDNGVPKSQITIRPLAGTRKRGATPQEDAALAAELKADPKEVAEHVMLIDLARNDVGRVAEVGSVKVSDTMVIERYSHVMHLVSNVTGNLNPGMSSMDVLRASFPAGTLTGAPKVEAMKIIDELEPVRRGIYGGAAGYLSYGGEMDVAIAIRTGVIKDGTLYVQAAAGIVADSNPEAEYAETEAKARAVLRAAEQVQHGLDEPI
- a CDS encoding D-2-hydroxyacid dehydrogenase family protein, producing the protein MKIAILDDYHDVARRYANWTSLGGDAEVQIFNNFIPAEQVEATLEPFDVIVAMRERTPFPAERIRALPRLRLLITTGMRNNAIDMQACTAQGIVVCGAPGSADANTATAELAWAHILGLFKHLTTEDAAMRRGMWQTAMPEPLAGKRLGVVGLGKLGAAVAKVGLAFGMDVVAWSPNLTDERAEAAGVKRVDKHELFATSDVVSLHLILSDRSRHVVDATALAAMKPTSYLVNTSRAGLVDNEALMDALVKFRIAGAGLDVYPEEPLSPTDTVRDLDNVILTPHLGYVSRENFEAFYQNALDAVKVFQAGKPIRVLNTKGD
- the mltA gene encoding murein transglycosylase A, whose product is MKRILSLSLLSILLAACSTPSDIPPDSGGSGIPGAPASAADGPLVVPQLSALRDTPPRALAGKFKPANWSEMPGWTSDDLTQFWPLFLRNCKGLMRQTSGNLAAPARATPRVWQPVCAAAVDPARAPAAGDGEGVRRFLQTYLQPWRLNAADGKPAANTVTGYYEPLVRGSRRQGGKYQWPLYAVPADLLTIDLGSVYPDLAGKRVRGKLDGKRVVPYDTRAAIESSGRKPPVVVWVDDPVDNFFLQVQGSGRVQLTDGPDAGKTIRVAYADHNGQPYASIGRWLIDRGELTADQASMQNIRAWAQRNPKRVPEMLNANPAVVFFREEPVIDPEQGPKGAYAIPLSPRRSIAVDATFVPLGTPVYLSTTFPASDRPLQRLVFAQDTGTAIRGAARADFYWGYGEEAGQQAGRMKQRGQMWVLWPKQAGEPSAR
- a CDS encoding UbiH/UbiF family hydroxylase — protein: MSHQIVVCGAGIVGLSTALALARRGQRVAVLAPRASVPAADPNHYHPRVYAISPASQRFLADLGVWDAMPAARLTPVEAMEIHGDADGQVNLNAWQAALPQLAWIVESGEIERVLIQAVRMFGIPWLEDRCTGYQDGAVDTESGTRIRAELFVGADGAASPLRAAAGLKHDAVSYNDTGLVVHLDAERAHHGTALQWFRDDGVLALLPLPDTTSGPQVSMVWSMRSELAQDLLALPPEQQTSRLETLLADAAEGRLGRLTVRSKLHGFPLTLERAQMVAPGIALAGDAAHRLHPLAGQGLNLGLGDVEALARTVAGREPYRSAGDIRVLHRYQRARAEPVLAMRLATDGLHKLFASRATPLVWLRNAGMHWVEKAPLIKRRLIAGASAN
- the ttcA gene encoding tRNA 2-thiocytidine(32) synthetase TtcA, which codes for MNDIAPPPAVRSPEVRYRTEAEEKARHEGNKLTKRLARETTRALSDYNMIEEGDRVMVCLSGGKDSYAMLDILLQLQKRAPFKFELIAVNLDQKQPGFPDHILPQYLKDLGVPFHIETQDTYSIVTRVLEEGKTMCSLCSRLRRGILYRVASELGATKIALGHHRDDILATFFLNLFYGGKAKGMPPKLVSDDGRHTVIRPLAYVAETDLIAYAELKQFPIIPCNLCGSQENLKRKEVGRMIKDWDKQHPGRSWNVFNALSRVVPSHLMDRDLFDFVGLKPTGVPDANGDTAFDAVDPDDNADEACGDTPEALEPGAIVEKKVTFTRQ
- a CDS encoding LysR family transcriptional regulator, encoding MSDFTLRDLQCFDAVLRLGGFQAAAAALHRSHPAVFAAVAKLERQLGVTLLDRSGYRVRPTPAGESFHRRAQGMLRELEGLRTHAAQLAMGEESELHVVIGDLCPRPQMLGLLSRFFAQCPATRLHLHFEAVGGPMERLLDGEADLILHRVDRGDSRIEFLDLLNVPFTPVMAPGFLPASARRPVTPRLLRDYTQCVMRDTARHTPDRSYFMIEGAHQCTVADQQMKKEVIMQGMGWGHLPRFLIEEELRDGRLLDITSRHLPGSVEALVAARRSDRPQGPVLNRLWKYLEAAVSDGQGFSPGFNPGFNPPSCSTPESACPPETPSRRPARSGRTPRNSRG
- the rpe gene encoding ribulose-phosphate 3-epimerase gives rise to the protein MPSPIPNIMSSSMASTRITPSILSADFARLGEEVRNVVAAGADWIHVDVMDNHYVPNLTIGPMVCAAIRPHVQVPIDVHLMVEPVDDLVPMFAKAGADYISFHPDASRHVDRTLSLIRENGCKAGLVFNPATPLSYLDYVMDKIDLILIMSVNPGFGGQSFIPGALTKLREARARIDAWTQAGGQEIVLQVDGGVKIDNIAEIRRAGADTFVAGSAIFGKPDYAGIIKSMREQIAVGETTAV
- a CDS encoding phosphoglycolate phosphatase translates to MTAFRAALLDLDGTLLDSIPDLAFAANAMRVELGMTALRVDVVATFVGKGVDNLVRRSLAGSLHAADPSPAEFERARESFYRHYHLVNGERAQVYPGVIDGLKHMRDQGLKLAVVTNKPTEFTLPLLQRTGLAGFFDAVVCGDTCARRKPDPDQVVHACELLGVAVGEAVTIGDSINDAQAGRTAGTQVLVVPYGYNEGRDVRELDVDGIVDTLVDAAQWVALWNQNQNAAKIAS
- a CDS encoding DsbC family protein translates to MTFRISATLAACFLAGGLGLSAPALAQAPAQGAKTISTDSVGQPGKGEKSVSTPQLDAVKERFQQRFSGMDVTAVRLTPYGIFEVQLGMDLIYTDEKVTWVMEGPLIDAMTRQDVTRASQEKLSAVTFDQLPLELAIKQVKGTGAKKVAIFEDPNCGYCKQLRKTMEELTDVTVYTFMYPILSPDSKDKVRDVWCAKDQGKTWDDWMVRNKKPATANCDVPEDKLLALGHKLMVRGTPTLFFADGSRVSGAIPLDQLKERLN
- the apaG gene encoding Co2+/Mg2+ efflux protein ApaG, coding for MKPYDLSVSVSPRFVPEQSDPSEQQFVFAYTVRITNTGEHPAQVISRHWVITDGNQRVQEVRGLGIVGQQPLLAPGETFEYTSGCPLPTPVGTMRGTYHCVGENGIPFEVPISEFVLAMPRTLH
- the pcaD gene encoding 3-oxoadipate enol-lactonase is translated as MQASSPFTPTFTTGDGVQIAYQFDGDERLPVLVLSNSIGTTLHMWDGQVAALSRHFRVLRYDTRGHGASGVPAGAYSMDRLGRDVIELLDALGIARAHFLGLSLGGFIGQWLGVHAPERIDHLILANTSSYLGPVPQWDARIAATLQAPDMTENTEMFLGNWFPRAMLQAGGPVIDQFRSMLLAMDRQGLAGAFAAVRDADLRRTITLINRPTLVIAGRDDTVTAASHGALIAASVPGARLVELPTVHLSNVERPEAFVDAVLSFLPPR